A genomic stretch from Mycobacterium malmoense includes:
- the dprA gene encoding DNA-processing protein DprA, translating into MSGPVLAWAYLSRVAEPPCAELAALVNRVGPVEAADRVRRGLVDDDVARHTEARRQIDRAAADLELLARRGGRLITPGCDEWPALAFAAFGSAEVRSRGGPPMVLWALGPQRLDEVSQRAAALVGTRASTVYGEQVAADLAGGLVERDVAVVSGGAYGIDGAAHRAALDCDGITVAVLAGGLDIPYPAGHSALLHRIGQHGLLFTEYPPGVRPARHRFLTRNRLVAAAAGAAVVVEAGLRSGAANTAAWARALGRVVAAVPGPVTSSASAGCHALLRNGAELVTRADDIVELAGRIGELAPEEPRPATALDGLSGAERRVYEALPGRGAVTVDEIAVAAGLAPERVLGPLAILEVAGLAQPADGRWRIVRTCAAPAAGARLV; encoded by the coding sequence ATGAGCGGTCCGGTGTTGGCGTGGGCTTACCTGTCGCGGGTGGCCGAACCGCCGTGCGCGGAGCTGGCGGCCCTGGTGAACCGCGTCGGCCCGGTGGAGGCGGCCGACCGGGTCCGGCGCGGTTTGGTCGACGACGACGTGGCGCGGCACACCGAGGCCAGGCGCCAAATAGACCGGGCAGCAGCCGATCTCGAACTTCTCGCCCGTCGCGGCGGGCGATTGATCACGCCCGGCTGCGACGAATGGCCGGCGCTCGCGTTCGCCGCGTTCGGCAGCGCCGAGGTCCGGTCCCGCGGCGGGCCGCCGATGGTGTTGTGGGCGCTGGGCCCCCAACGCCTCGACGAAGTCTCCCAACGCGCGGCCGCCCTGGTCGGAACCCGCGCCTCGACGGTGTACGGCGAGCAGGTGGCCGCCGACTTGGCCGGCGGGCTGGTCGAGCGCGACGTCGCGGTGGTCTCCGGCGGCGCCTACGGCATCGACGGCGCGGCCCACCGTGCGGCGCTTGACTGCGACGGAATCACCGTCGCCGTCCTCGCCGGCGGGCTCGACATCCCCTACCCGGCGGGTCATTCGGCGCTGCTGCATCGCATCGGCCAGCACGGGCTGTTGTTCACCGAATACCCGCCGGGTGTCCGCCCGGCCCGGCACCGGTTCCTGACCCGCAACCGCCTGGTCGCCGCCGCCGCGGGGGCCGCCGTGGTGGTGGAGGCGGGCCTGCGCAGCGGCGCGGCGAACACCGCCGCCTGGGCACGGGCTTTGGGACGGGTGGTGGCCGCGGTGCCCGGACCGGTGACATCGTCGGCGTCGGCGGGGTGTCATGCGTTGCTGCGCAACGGTGCCGAGCTGGTCACCCGAGCCGACGACATCGTCGAGCTCGCCGGCCGGATCGGCGAACTGGCACCCGAGGAGCCGCGCCCGGCCACGGCGCTCGACGGGCTGAGCGGCGCCGAGCGCCGGGTGTACGAGGCGCTGCCGGGCCGCGGCGCCGTCACGGTCGACGAGATCGCGGTCGCGGCGGGCCTGGCGCCCGAGCGGGTGCTCGGACCGCTGGCGATCCTCGAGGTGGCCGGGTTGGCGCAGCCCGCCGACGGGCGATGGCGGATCGTTCGCACCTGCGCGGCCCCGGCTGCAGGGGCGCGGCTCGTATAG
- a CDS encoding siderophore-interacting protein → MAGRPLQSFEVVRTEQLTPHMVRVVLGSSHFDAFVPSKFTDSYVKLVFVADDVDMAGWPRPLTLDSFAGLPTEQKPSVRTMTVRHVDVAAREIAVDIVMHGEHGIAGLWAAAARPGQPIYLMGPGGAYTPDPAADWHLLAGDESALPAIAAALEALPPDAVGKAFIEVADQEDEIPLTAPDAVEVSWVYRGGRADLAPEDRAGDFAPLIEAVTATQWLPGQAHVFIHGEAQAVMHNLRPYIRKERGVDAKWASSISGYWRRGRTEETFRQWKKELAEAEAGAH, encoded by the coding sequence GTGGCAGGTCGACCGCTGCAGAGCTTCGAAGTTGTCCGCACCGAACAGCTCACGCCGCACATGGTCCGGGTGGTGCTTGGGAGCAGTCATTTCGACGCGTTCGTGCCCAGCAAATTCACCGATTCCTACGTCAAGCTGGTTTTCGTCGCGGACGATGTCGACATGGCCGGGTGGCCCCGGCCGTTGACCCTGGACAGCTTCGCCGGCCTGCCCACCGAGCAGAAGCCCTCGGTACGGACCATGACGGTCCGTCATGTCGACGTCGCGGCCCGCGAGATCGCGGTGGACATCGTGATGCATGGCGAGCACGGGATCGCGGGCCTGTGGGCGGCGGCGGCCCGGCCGGGCCAGCCGATCTACCTGATGGGTCCCGGCGGCGCCTACACGCCCGACCCGGCCGCCGATTGGCACCTGCTGGCCGGCGACGAGTCGGCGCTGCCGGCCATCGCCGCGGCGCTGGAAGCCCTGCCCCCCGATGCGGTGGGCAAGGCGTTCATCGAGGTGGCCGACCAGGAAGACGAGATCCCGCTGACCGCACCGGATGCCGTCGAGGTGAGCTGGGTCTACCGCGGTGGCCGCGCCGACCTGGCTCCCGAGGACCGCGCCGGCGATTTCGCGCCGTTGATCGAGGCGGTCACCGCCACCCAGTGGTTGCCCGGGCAGGCGCATGTCTTCATCCATGGCGAGGCGCAGGCCGTCATGCACAACCTGCGGCCGTACATCCGCAAAGAGCGCGGCGTGGACGCCAAATGGGCCTCGTCCATCTCGGGTTACTGGCGGCGCGGCCGCACCGAGGAAACGTTCCGGCAATGGAAGAAAGAACTGGCTGAGGCCGAGGCCGGGGCTCATTAG
- a CDS encoding alpha-hydroxy-acid oxidizing protein: MAFTPHFGDYQNEIYLQGLAGVVPSLPMAFAELEAKAKAALPPSIWSYVAGGAGDERTQRANCAAFERWGLVPRMFVGAAQRDLSVELFGQAVPAPAFLAPIGVIGLCAQDVHGDLATARAAAVTGVPMVASTLSADPMEDVAAALGDTPGFFQLYTPTDRELAASLVHRAEAAGFKGIVVTLDTWVTGWRPRDLSTSNFPQLRGHCLSNYTSDPVFRASLQRPPEEDPQGAVLRWVQVFGAPLSWDDLPWLRSLTDLPLLVKGICHPDDARRAKDGGVDGIYCSNHGGRQANGGLPALDCLAAVVEAADGLPVLFDSGIRSGADIIKALALGATAVGVGRPYAYGLALGGVDGVVHVLRALLAEADLIMAVDGYRTLKDLTPDTLRRVD; encoded by the coding sequence ATGGCATTCACACCCCATTTCGGGGACTACCAGAACGAGATCTACCTGCAAGGCCTGGCCGGGGTGGTGCCGTCGCTGCCGATGGCCTTCGCGGAGCTGGAGGCCAAAGCCAAAGCGGCGCTGCCGCCGTCGATCTGGTCCTACGTCGCCGGGGGAGCCGGCGACGAGCGCACGCAGCGGGCCAACTGCGCGGCCTTCGAGCGCTGGGGCCTCGTCCCGCGCATGTTCGTGGGCGCCGCACAACGCGACCTCTCCGTCGAGCTGTTCGGCCAGGCCGTGCCGGCCCCGGCGTTCCTGGCGCCGATCGGCGTCATCGGCCTCTGCGCTCAGGACGTCCACGGCGACCTGGCCACGGCACGGGCGGCCGCGGTCACCGGCGTCCCGATGGTGGCCTCCACACTGTCGGCCGACCCGATGGAAGACGTGGCCGCCGCCTTGGGCGATACGCCCGGGTTTTTCCAGCTGTACACCCCGACCGACCGCGAGCTGGCCGCCAGCCTGGTGCACCGGGCGGAGGCGGCCGGGTTCAAGGGCATCGTCGTCACCCTCGACACCTGGGTCACGGGCTGGCGCCCCCGCGACCTGAGCACGTCGAACTTTCCCCAGCTGCGCGGGCACTGCCTGAGCAACTACACCAGCGACCCAGTGTTCCGCGCCAGCCTGCAGCGCCCGCCCGAGGAAGACCCGCAAGGCGCCGTGCTGCGCTGGGTGCAAGTCTTCGGAGCGCCCCTGAGCTGGGATGATCTCCCATGGCTGCGGTCGCTGACCGACCTGCCGCTGCTCGTGAAGGGCATCTGCCATCCCGACGACGCCCGGCGCGCCAAGGACGGCGGCGTCGACGGCATCTACTGCTCCAACCACGGCGGCCGGCAGGCCAACGGCGGCCTGCCCGCGCTGGATTGCCTGGCGGCGGTGGTCGAGGCGGCCGACGGCCTGCCCGTGCTCTTCGATTCGGGCATCCGCAGCGGCGCCGACATCATCAAGGCGCTCGCGCTGGGCGCGACCGCGGTGGGCGTCGGCCGTCCGTACGCCTACGGCCTGGCGCTGGGGGGCGTCGACGGCGTCGTGCACGTGCTGCGCGCGCTGCTCGCCGAAGCGGACCTGATCATGGCCGTCGACGGATATCGGACGCTCAAAGATCTCACCCCGGACACGCTTCGGCGCGTCGACTGA
- a CDS encoding tyrosine recombinase XerC yields the protein MQAILEEFDEYLALQCGRSAHTRRAYLGDLRSLFAFLDGRGLDGLSLPVLRAWLAAAAGAGAARTTLARRTSAVKAFTAWAARRGLLTADPAARLQVPKAHRALPAVLRQDQALQAMTAAKSGAEQGDPLALRDRLIVEMLYATGIRVSELCGLDVDDVDTRHRLVRVLGKGNKQRTAPFGAPAADALGGWLADGRPALATADSGPALLLGARGRRLDVRQARTVVHQTVAAVDGAPDMGPHGLRHSAATHLLEGGADLRVVQELLGHSSLATTQLYTHVAVSRLRAVHDQAHPRA from the coding sequence GTGCAGGCGATCCTCGAGGAGTTCGACGAGTACCTGGCCCTGCAATGCGGCCGCTCGGCGCACACCCGCCGGGCATACCTGGGCGACCTGCGCTCGCTGTTCGCGTTTCTGGACGGGCGCGGCCTGGACGGGTTGAGCCTGCCGGTCCTGCGGGCGTGGCTGGCCGCGGCGGCCGGCGCCGGCGCGGCCCGCACCACGCTGGCCCGTCGCACCTCGGCGGTCAAGGCGTTCACCGCGTGGGCGGCGCGGCGCGGCCTGCTCACCGCGGATCCGGCGGCTCGGCTGCAGGTGCCGAAGGCCCACCGCGCGCTGCCGGCGGTGCTGCGCCAGGATCAGGCGCTACAGGCCATGACGGCCGCGAAATCCGGTGCGGAGCAAGGCGATCCGCTGGCGTTGCGGGACCGGCTGATCGTCGAGATGCTGTACGCGACCGGCATCCGGGTGAGCGAGCTGTGCGGCCTGGACGTCGACGATGTCGACACTCGGCACCGGCTGGTGCGTGTGCTGGGCAAGGGCAACAAGCAGCGCACCGCGCCGTTCGGCGCGCCGGCCGCCGACGCGCTTGGCGGCTGGCTGGCCGACGGGCGTCCCGCCCTGGCGACCGCGGACTCCGGGCCGGCGCTGCTGCTGGGCGCGCGCGGCCGCCGGCTCGACGTGCGCCAGGCGCGCACCGTGGTGCACCAGACCGTCGCCGCGGTCGACGGCGCGCCCGACATGGGGCCGCACGGGCTGCGACACAGCGCGGCCACGCACCTGCTCGAGGGCGGGGCCGACCTGCGGGTCGTCCAGGAGCTGCTCGGCCATTCCAGCCTGGCGACCACCCAGCTCTACACCCACGTCGCGGTCTCCCGACTGCGGGCGGTGCACGACCAGGCCCACCCGCGCGCCTAA
- the rpsB gene encoding 30S ribosomal protein S2 encodes MAVVTMKQLLDSGTHFGHQTRRWNPKMKRFIFTDRNGIYIIDLQQTLTFIDKAYEFVKETVAHGGTVLFVGTKKQAQESVAAEATRVGMPYVNQRWLGGMLTNFSTVHKRLQRLKELEAMEQTGGFEGRTKKEILGLTREKNKLERSLGGIRDMNKVPSAVWVVDTNKEHIAVGEARKLNIPVIAILDTNCDPDEVDYPIPGNDDAIRSAALLTKVIASAVAEGLQARAGLGRGDGKPEVESAEPLAEWEQELLASATATATATTAAPTEAATGATESTTDPS; translated from the coding sequence ATGGCCGTAGTCACCATGAAGCAGCTGCTGGACAGCGGCACCCACTTCGGGCATCAGACCCGTCGCTGGAATCCCAAGATGAAGCGGTTCATCTTCACCGACCGCAACGGCATCTACATCATCGACCTGCAGCAGACGCTGACCTTCATCGACAAGGCGTACGAGTTCGTCAAGGAGACCGTCGCCCACGGAGGCACCGTGCTGTTCGTCGGCACCAAGAAGCAGGCGCAGGAGTCGGTCGCGGCCGAGGCCACCCGCGTCGGCATGCCCTACGTGAACCAGCGCTGGCTGGGCGGCATGCTCACCAACTTCTCCACCGTGCACAAGCGGCTGCAGCGCCTCAAGGAGCTCGAGGCGATGGAGCAGACCGGCGGCTTCGAGGGCCGCACCAAGAAGGAGATCCTGGGCCTGACCCGGGAGAAGAACAAGCTGGAGCGCAGCCTCGGCGGCATCCGGGACATGAACAAGGTGCCGTCGGCGGTCTGGGTCGTCGACACCAACAAGGAGCACATCGCCGTCGGCGAGGCCCGCAAGCTGAATATCCCGGTCATCGCGATCCTGGACACCAACTGCGACCCCGACGAGGTCGACTACCCGATCCCGGGCAACGACGACGCGATCCGCTCGGCCGCGCTGCTGACCAAGGTGATCGCCTCCGCGGTCGCCGAGGGCCTGCAGGCCCGCGCCGGGCTGGGCCGCGGCGACGGCAAGCCCGAGGTGGAGTCCGCCGAGCCGCTCGCCGAGTGGGAGCAGGAGCTGCTGGCCTCGGCGACGGCCACCGCAACCGCCACAACCGCCGCCCCCACCGAAGCCGCTACGGGCGCAACCGAATCGACCACTGACCCCTCATAG
- the tsf gene encoding translation elongation factor Ts, whose product MANFTAADVKRLRELTGAGMLDCKNALAETDGDFDKAVEALRIKGAKDVGKRAERATAEGLVAAKGGALIELNSETDFVAKNAEFQALAEQVVDAALDAKATDVDTLKAATIGDKTDKTVEQAIADLSAKIGEKLELRRVQYFDGNVETYLHKRAADLPPAVGVLVEFEGENQDAAHAVALQIAALKARYLSRGDVPEDVVASERRIAEETAKAEGKPEQALPKIVEGRLNGFFKDAVLLEQPAVSDNKKTVKALLDEAGVTVTRFVRFEVGQA is encoded by the coding sequence ATGGCGAACTTCACCGCCGCCGACGTCAAGCGGCTTCGGGAACTCACCGGTGCCGGCATGCTCGACTGCAAGAATGCGCTGGCCGAAACCGACGGCGACTTCGACAAGGCCGTCGAGGCGCTCCGGATCAAGGGCGCCAAGGACGTCGGCAAGCGCGCCGAGCGGGCCACCGCCGAAGGCCTGGTCGCTGCCAAGGGTGGGGCGCTGATCGAGCTCAACTCCGAGACCGACTTCGTCGCCAAGAACGCCGAGTTCCAGGCGCTGGCCGAGCAGGTCGTCGACGCCGCGCTGGACGCCAAGGCCACCGACGTGGACACGCTCAAGGCGGCCACAATTGGCGACAAGACCGATAAGACCGTGGAGCAGGCCATCGCCGACCTGTCCGCCAAGATCGGCGAGAAGCTCGAGCTGCGCCGCGTGCAGTACTTCGACGGCAACGTCGAGACCTACCTGCACAAGCGCGCCGCCGACCTGCCGCCCGCCGTCGGTGTGCTGGTCGAGTTCGAGGGGGAGAACCAAGACGCCGCGCACGCCGTCGCGCTGCAGATCGCCGCGCTGAAGGCGCGCTACCTGTCCCGCGGGGACGTGCCCGAAGACGTCGTGGCCAGCGAACGTCGCATCGCCGAGGAGACCGCCAAGGCCGAGGGCAAGCCGGAGCAGGCGCTGCCCAAGATCGTCGAGGGCCGGTTGAACGGCTTCTTCAAGGACGCCGTCCTGCTGGAGCAGCCGGCGGTGTCGGACAACAAGAAGACCGTCAAGGCCCTGCTCGACGAGGCCGGCGTGACGGTGACGCGGTTCGTCCGCTTCGAGGTGGGCCAGGCTTAA
- a CDS encoding amidase — MRRVHAFGDDALGDLDAVGLADALRAGSVGRADVVEAAIARAEALNPALNALAYEAFGRARETANADPASGFFSGVPTFLKDNVDVAGQPTMRGTDAWTPRNAAADGEFTRLYLGTGLTSLGKTQMSEFGFSASAEHPRLGPVRNPWDTEHTAGASSSGSGAFVAAGVVPIAHANDGGGSTRIPASCNGLVGLKPSRGRLPLDPDFRRMPVRIIANGVLTRSVRDTAAFYREAERISRNPKLAPIGDVTRPGKQRLTIAVLTRSVQRECGPEVRELTLKSAALLEELGHRVEHVADPPAPASFVDDFVLYWGFLALAQVRGGRHLLGDTFDRDRLDSLTLGLCRHASRNIHRVPLAIVRLRGLRRRTARFFGTYDAVLMPTVADETPRIGYLAPTDYERVMDRLIDWVAFTPMQNVTGEPAISLPLAQSADGMPVGMMLSADLGQEALLLELAYELEEARPWARIQARE; from the coding sequence ATGCGACGCGTGCACGCTTTCGGTGACGATGCCCTCGGTGACCTCGACGCGGTCGGCCTGGCCGACGCCCTACGAGCCGGCTCGGTCGGCAGGGCCGACGTCGTCGAGGCCGCCATCGCCCGCGCCGAGGCTCTCAACCCGGCCCTGAACGCCCTGGCGTACGAGGCGTTTGGGCGGGCCCGGGAAACCGCGAACGCCGATCCCGCGAGTGGCTTCTTTAGTGGCGTGCCGACGTTCCTCAAGGACAACGTCGACGTCGCGGGCCAGCCGACGATGCGGGGCACCGACGCGTGGACCCCGCGCAACGCCGCCGCCGACGGCGAGTTCACCCGGCTGTACCTGGGAACGGGGCTCACCTCGCTGGGCAAGACGCAGATGTCGGAATTCGGCTTCAGCGCATCCGCCGAACACCCCCGGCTGGGTCCGGTCCGCAACCCGTGGGACACCGAGCACACCGCGGGCGCCTCGTCCTCGGGATCGGGTGCGTTCGTCGCCGCCGGCGTGGTGCCGATCGCGCACGCCAACGACGGCGGCGGCTCGACCCGAATTCCGGCCTCCTGCAACGGGCTTGTCGGGCTCAAGCCGTCGCGCGGCCGGTTGCCGCTGGACCCGGATTTCCGCCGGATGCCGGTGCGCATCATCGCCAACGGCGTGCTGACCCGCTCGGTGCGCGACACCGCCGCCTTCTACCGGGAGGCCGAACGGATCTCACGTAACCCCAAGCTGGCGCCGATTGGGGACGTCACGCGGCCGGGCAAGCAGCGGTTGACGATCGCCGTGCTGACCCGCTCGGTGCAGCGCGAGTGCGGCCCCGAAGTGCGCGAGCTGACGCTGAAGTCGGCGGCGCTGCTCGAGGAGCTCGGCCACCGCGTCGAGCACGTCGCCGACCCCCCGGCGCCGGCCAGCTTCGTGGACGATTTCGTGCTGTATTGGGGGTTTTTGGCGCTGGCACAGGTACGCGGCGGGCGGCACCTGTTGGGCGACACGTTCGACCGCGACCGGCTGGACAGCCTGACGCTCGGCCTGTGCCGCCACGCCAGCCGCAACATCCACCGGGTCCCGCTGGCGATCGTGCGCCTGCGCGGGCTGCGCCGGCGCACCGCGCGGTTCTTCGGCACCTACGACGCGGTGCTCATGCCGACCGTGGCCGACGAGACGCCGCGGATCGGATACCTGGCTCCCACCGACTATGAGCGGGTGATGGACCGGCTGATCGACTGGGTGGCGTTCACCCCGATGCAGAACGTCACGGGCGAGCCGGCGATTTCGCTGCCCCTGGCCCAATCCGCGGACGGCATGCCGGTGGGCATGATGCTTTCGGCCGACCTCGGGCAGGAGGCGCTGCTGCTGGAACTGGCCTATGAACTCGAAGAGGCTCGGCCATGGGCCCGGATCCAAGCCCGCGAGTGA
- a CDS encoding MarR family winged helix-turn-helix transcriptional regulator, with product MVQAEDAPLGYLLYRVGAVLRPEVSSVLGPLGLTLPEFVCLRILSMFPGRSSAELSRHAGVTPQAMNTVLHGLEKVGAVERPESVSSGRALPATLTASGRTLLKRAEAAVRVADSRILAKLTPAQQREFKRMLDRLGSD from the coding sequence ATGGTTCAGGCCGAAGACGCTCCGCTTGGTTACCTGCTCTACCGGGTGGGAGCCGTGCTGCGACCCGAGGTTTCCTCGGTGTTGGGTCCGCTCGGCCTGACGCTCCCCGAATTCGTTTGCCTGCGCATCCTTTCGATGTTCCCTGGACGGTCCAGCGCCGAACTGTCCCGGCATGCGGGCGTCACACCGCAGGCGATGAACACGGTGCTGCACGGCCTGGAGAAGGTGGGCGCCGTGGAGCGACCAGAATCGGTGTCCTCGGGGCGTGCGCTACCGGCCACGCTGACCGCCTCGGGCCGGACCCTGCTCAAGCGCGCCGAGGCGGCGGTCCGTGTCGCCGATTCCCGCATCCTGGCCAAACTGACCCCGGCACAGCAGCGCGAGTTCAAACGGATGCTCGACCGGCTCGGATCCGACTGA
- a CDS encoding DUF1360 domain-containing protein, whose amino-acid sequence MGDMTEVTEGVAERARREADAYRGDNPRPLEGYPVVLGVYGIVVALTALVAAATGRKLPERWGVQDLVTVAVGTHKLSRTVSKDAVTSPLRAPFARYAGSGGPAEVMEETRHGSALRHSLGELLTCPFCLDMWVVTAFVIGLVFAPRFTRVVAGTFAALAGADFLQLAYARAQQITEG is encoded by the coding sequence ATGGGCGATATGACCGAAGTCACCGAAGGGGTGGCCGAGCGTGCGCGGCGGGAAGCCGACGCATACCGCGGCGACAACCCCCGACCGTTGGAAGGCTACCCGGTGGTCCTCGGCGTCTACGGCATCGTGGTCGCCCTCACGGCCCTCGTTGCCGCGGCCACCGGGCGAAAGTTGCCCGAGCGCTGGGGCGTCCAGGATCTCGTCACCGTCGCCGTCGGCACCCACAAGCTGTCCCGCACGGTGTCCAAGGATGCGGTGACCAGCCCATTGCGGGCGCCGTTCGCCCGCTACGCCGGTTCGGGCGGCCCGGCCGAGGTGATGGAGGAAACGCGGCACGGCAGCGCGCTGCGCCACAGCCTGGGGGAGCTTTTGACCTGCCCCTTCTGTCTCGACATGTGGGTGGTCACCGCGTTTGTCATCGGATTGGTCTTCGCGCCCAGGTTCACCCGCGTGGTCGCGGGCACCTTCGCCGCCCTGGCCGGTGCCGACTTTTTGCAGCTCGCCTACGCGAGGGCACAGCAGATTACCGAGGGCTGA
- a CDS encoding MPT63 family protein has protein sequence MKVTTTAVKSAIAAGGIAAAGVLTAATASAAPPNIQGFGTSEQLVDGPLVTDYTVSNLQPSNAAIPGYTPKGTLYQADITARSDGGLVTPMVNDFIARGPNGQNYRVIDKVGAPNGLNPAPIPQGSESTGTLYFDVTGAPPNGVVYNDGMQDILIWTSNVPGGSAPGAPNSSPAPGAPPAPAAHT, from the coding sequence ATGAAGGTCACCACAACCGCTGTAAAGAGTGCCATTGCGGCCGGGGGAATTGCGGCTGCAGGCGTTTTGACCGCAGCTACCGCTTCTGCTGCGCCGCCCAACATTCAGGGGTTCGGGACCAGCGAACAACTTGTCGACGGGCCGTTGGTCACCGATTACACGGTGAGCAACCTGCAGCCCAGCAACGCCGCGATCCCCGGCTACACCCCTAAGGGAACGCTCTACCAGGCGGACATCACCGCCAGGTCGGACGGCGGGCTCGTTACCCCCATGGTTAACGATTTCATCGCCCGCGGGCCCAACGGTCAGAACTACCGGGTGATCGACAAGGTCGGGGCCCCGAACGGCCTTAACCCGGCGCCGATCCCTCAGGGCAGCGAGTCGACCGGCACGCTGTACTTCGACGTGACCGGCGCACCCCCGAACGGCGTCGTCTACAACGACGGAATGCAAGACATTCTGATCTGGACGTCGAACGTGCCGGGAGGCTCGGCGCCTGGGGCACCGAACTCAAGTCCGGCACCGGGCGCCCCGCCCGCCCCGGCGGCGCACACCTAA
- a CDS encoding winged helix-turn-helix domain-containing protein, whose translation MSLDVLLLTDEDNFEAGLPALNSFAHTVRRAPLADYVDGQHDNVDVAIIDARADLAAARTVCRRLTANAPGIAVVAVVAPADFVAVDVDWNVDDVMLPAVSADELQARLRLAIKRRRAALDGALKFGDLVLHPASFTGSLGGKDLGLTLTEFKLLNFLVQHAGRAFSRTRLMHEVWGYDCNGRVRTVDVHVRRLRAKLGAEYESMVDTVRGVGYMAVTPPQPEWIVREPALSPIWTSTSASTTDSIA comes from the coding sequence ATGTCTTTGGACGTACTACTCCTCACCGATGAGGACAATTTCGAAGCGGGTTTGCCAGCGCTGAATTCGTTCGCGCACACGGTACGGCGCGCGCCGCTCGCCGATTACGTCGACGGGCAGCACGACAATGTCGACGTTGCGATCATCGACGCGCGCGCCGACCTTGCGGCGGCCCGGACGGTCTGCCGTCGGCTGACGGCTAACGCGCCGGGCATCGCGGTGGTGGCCGTGGTCGCACCGGCGGATTTCGTCGCGGTTGACGTCGACTGGAATGTCGACGACGTGATGCTGCCCGCGGTGAGCGCCGACGAGCTGCAGGCACGGCTGCGGCTGGCGATCAAACGCCGGCGTGCCGCACTGGACGGCGCACTGAAATTCGGTGACCTTGTCCTTCACCCGGCCAGTTTCACGGGGTCGCTGGGCGGCAAGGACCTGGGCCTGACGCTGACCGAGTTCAAGCTGTTGAATTTCCTTGTGCAGCACGCCGGCCGGGCATTCAGCCGGACCCGGCTAATGCACGAGGTGTGGGGTTATGACTGCAACGGGCGTGTCCGCACCGTCGACGTTCACGTGCGACGGCTGCGCGCCAAGCTCGGAGCCGAATACGAATCGATGGTCGACACCGTCCGCGGCGTTGGGTACATGGCGGTAACGCCACCGCAACCGGAATGGATCGTCAGAGAGCCGGCGCTAAGCCCGATCTGGACCTCAACGTCGGCATCCACCACCGACTCGATCGCGTAG
- the mbp1 gene encoding microaggregate-binding protein 1, translated as MADTNKSGPAEAVKGVVEDVKGRVKEAVGAVSGRDDLTREGQAQQDKAEAQRDAAKKEAQAEAARAGAKAAEERQKSNQ; from the coding sequence ATGGCGGACACCAACAAATCGGGACCGGCCGAAGCGGTGAAGGGCGTCGTCGAGGACGTCAAGGGCAGGGTCAAGGAAGCCGTCGGGGCCGTGTCCGGTCGCGACGACCTCACTCGCGAGGGCCAGGCCCAGCAGGACAAGGCGGAAGCACAGCGCGACGCGGCGAAGAAGGAGGCCCAGGCGGAGGCCGCTCGGGCCGGCGCCAAGGCGGCCGAGGAGCGCCAAAAGTCCAACCAGTAA
- the pyrH gene encoding UMP kinase has translation MTEPWESQVAGAAAPKPEPTSGNGVSASSPDLEHRAGRPAGRSKYSRVLLKLGGEMFGGGQVGLDPDVVAQVARQIAEVVRDGVQVAVVIGGGNFFRGAQLQQRGMERTRSDYMGMLGTVMNSLALQDFLEKEGIVTRVQTAITMGQVAEPYLPLRAVRHLEKGRVVIFGAGMGLPYFSTDTTAAQRALEIGAEVVLMAKAVDGVFSEDPRQNPEAKLITAISHREVIDRGLRVADATAFSLCMDNGMPILVFNLLTNGNIARAVAGEKIGTLVTT, from the coding sequence ATGACGGAGCCCTGGGAGTCCCAAGTCGCCGGCGCGGCGGCTCCGAAGCCGGAGCCGACGAGCGGCAACGGCGTATCGGCATCTTCACCGGACCTTGAGCATCGTGCCGGCCGGCCGGCGGGACGATCGAAGTATTCGAGGGTGTTGCTCAAGCTCGGCGGTGAAATGTTCGGCGGCGGCCAGGTCGGGCTGGATCCCGATGTGGTTGCGCAGGTGGCCCGCCAGATCGCCGAGGTGGTGCGCGACGGCGTGCAGGTGGCCGTGGTGATCGGTGGCGGAAACTTCTTCCGCGGCGCGCAGCTTCAGCAGCGCGGCATGGAACGCACGCGTTCGGACTACATGGGCATGCTCGGCACCGTGATGAACAGCCTCGCGCTGCAGGACTTCCTGGAAAAGGAGGGCATCGTCACCCGAGTCCAGACGGCGATCACCATGGGCCAGGTGGCCGAGCCCTACCTGCCGTTGCGCGCCGTCCGCCACCTGGAGAAGGGCAGGGTGGTGATCTTCGGGGCCGGCATGGGGCTGCCGTACTTCTCCACCGACACCACGGCCGCGCAACGGGCGCTCGAGATCGGCGCGGAGGTGGTCTTGATGGCCAAGGCGGTCGACGGCGTGTTTTCCGAGGACCCGCGGCAAAACCCCGAGGCCAAGCTGATCACCGCGATCAGCCATCGCGAGGTCATCGACCGCGGGCTGCGCGTGGCCGATGCCACCGCGTTCAGCCTGTGCATGGACAATGGCATGCCGATCCTGGTGTTCAACCTGCTGACCAATGGCAATATCGCCCGGGCGGTCGCCGGTGAGAAGATCGGGACGCTGGTCACCACCTGA